The following coding sequences are from one Mycobacterium bourgelatii window:
- a CDS encoding YbjN domain-containing protein: MIEKTLQASGLTYQLHAGAHGGLPGLIVELPGERKLKTNTILSIGEHSVRVEAFVCRKPDEDHEKVYRFLLKRNRRLYGVAYTLDNVGDIYLVGRMSLASVTPDEIDRVLGQVLEAVDSDFNTLLELGFHSSIQKEWEWRVSRGESLKNLQAFAHLIDDEDSGDDAKRA; the protein is encoded by the coding sequence ATCATCGAGAAGACGCTGCAAGCCAGCGGTTTGACCTATCAGCTGCACGCCGGCGCGCACGGCGGGCTGCCGGGGCTGATCGTGGAATTGCCGGGCGAGCGCAAGCTCAAGACCAACACGATTTTGAGCATCGGCGAGCATTCGGTGCGGGTCGAGGCGTTCGTCTGTCGCAAGCCCGACGAGGACCACGAAAAGGTCTACCGATTCCTGCTCAAGCGCAACCGCCGCCTGTACGGGGTCGCCTACACCCTGGACAACGTCGGCGACATCTACCTGGTGGGCCGGATGTCGTTGGCTTCGGTCACCCCCGACGAGATCGACCGGGTGCTCGGTCAGGTGCTCGAGGCCGTGGATTCGGACTTTAATACGTTGCTGGAGTTGGGATTTCACTCGTCAATCCAGAAGGAGTGGGAGTGGCGGGTGTCGCGCGGTGAGTCGCTGAAGAACCTGCAGGCGTTCGCTCATTTGATCGACGACGAAGACTCAGGCGACGACGCCAAGCGCGCGTGA
- a CDS encoding phosphoglyceromutase produces the protein MGETATLVLLRHGESDWNAKNLFTGWVDVGLTEKGRAEAVRGGELLAEQDLLPDVLYTSLLRRAITTAHLALDAADRLWIPVHRSWRLNERHYGALQGLDKAKTKEKYGEEQFMAWRRSYDTPPPPIEKGSEFSQDADPRYANIDGGPLTECLADVVARFLPYYTDVIVPDLRLGKTVLIAAHGNSLRALVKYLDGMSDEDVVGLNIPTGIPLRYDLDADLRPTVPGGTYLDPEAAEAGAAAVASQGAAKS, from the coding sequence ATGGGTGAGACTGCCACGCTGGTACTGCTGCGCCATGGCGAGAGCGACTGGAATGCCAAGAACCTCTTCACCGGCTGGGTCGACGTCGGCCTGACCGAGAAGGGCCGCGCGGAAGCGGTGCGGGGCGGCGAGTTACTGGCCGAGCAGGACCTGTTGCCCGACGTGCTCTACACCTCCCTGCTGCGGCGGGCGATCACCACCGCGCATCTGGCGCTCGACGCAGCCGACCGGCTCTGGATCCCGGTACATCGCAGCTGGCGGCTCAACGAGCGCCACTACGGCGCGTTGCAGGGCCTGGACAAGGCCAAGACCAAGGAAAAGTACGGCGAAGAGCAGTTCATGGCCTGGCGGCGCAGCTACGACACCCCGCCGCCGCCGATCGAAAAGGGCAGCGAGTTCAGCCAGGACGCCGACCCCAGGTACGCCAACATCGACGGCGGCCCGCTGACCGAGTGCCTGGCCGACGTGGTCGCCCGATTCCTGCCCTACTACACCGATGTCATCGTGCCTGACCTGCGGTTGGGCAAGACGGTGTTGATCGCCGCGCACGGTAATTCGCTGCGGGCGCTGGTGAAGTACCTCGACGGCATGTCCGACGAGGATGTCGTGGGGCTGAACATCCCGACGGGCATCCCGCTGCGCTACGACCTGGACGCTGACCTGCGGCCGACGGTGCCGGGTGGCACGTATCTCGACCCAGAGGCCGCCGAGGCCGGCGCGGCGGCGGTGGCCAGTCAGGGCGCGGCTAAATCGTGA
- a CDS encoding sensor histidine kinase, whose amino-acid sequence MTVFSALLLAGVLSALALAVGVAAGVRLARRADQRRQRVATEWTGITVAQMLQQIVALMPLGTAVVDIHRDVVYLNDRAKELGLVRDRQLDDEAWDAAKQALRGEDVEFDLLPPKRTGGRSGLQVHGYARLLSEEDRRFAVVFVHDQSDYARMEATRRDFVANVSHELKTPVGAMALLAEAMLASADDPETVRRFAEKALVEATRLGDMVTELIELSRLQGAERLPNVVEVDVDTVVAEAISRHKVAAENADIHVRTDAPSGLRVLGDQTLLVTALANLVSNAIAYSPSGSSVSISRRRRGDNVEIAVTDRGIGIALEDQERVFERFFRGDKARSRATGGSGLGLAIVKHVAANHNGSIGVWSKPGTGSTFTLSIPVAESGPATPLQADSAEKAEQSKGPESWPSRSQREEELSR is encoded by the coding sequence GTGACTGTGTTCTCGGCACTGTTGCTGGCCGGGGTCTTGTCCGCGTTGGCGCTGGCCGTCGGAGTGGCGGCAGGAGTCCGGCTGGCGCGGCGAGCTGATCAGCGCCGGCAACGGGTGGCCACCGAGTGGACCGGAATCACCGTCGCGCAGATGCTGCAACAAATCGTGGCGCTGATGCCGCTGGGCACCGCAGTGGTCGACATCCACCGCGACGTCGTCTACCTCAACGACCGGGCCAAGGAGCTCGGCCTGGTGCGCGACCGGCAACTCGACGACGAAGCCTGGGACGCGGCGAAGCAAGCCCTGCGCGGTGAGGACGTCGAGTTCGACCTGCTGCCGCCCAAGCGGACGGGTGGCCGGTCGGGGTTGCAGGTGCATGGGTACGCCCGGCTGCTGAGCGAAGAAGACCGCCGGTTCGCGGTGGTCTTCGTCCATGACCAGTCGGACTACGCCCGCATGGAAGCGACCAGGCGGGATTTCGTCGCCAACGTCAGCCACGAACTCAAGACCCCGGTCGGCGCGATGGCGCTGTTGGCCGAGGCAATGCTGGCCTCGGCGGACGACCCCGAAACCGTCCGCCGATTCGCCGAGAAGGCGCTCGTCGAGGCCACTCGCCTGGGCGACATGGTCACCGAACTCATCGAGCTGTCCCGGCTGCAGGGCGCCGAGCGGTTACCCAACGTCGTCGAAGTGGACGTCGACACCGTTGTGGCCGAAGCGATTTCACGGCACAAGGTGGCCGCCGAAAACGCCGACATCCACGTTCGCACCGACGCCCCCAGCGGATTGCGGGTGCTGGGCGACCAAACCCTGTTGGTCACCGCGTTGGCCAATCTGGTGTCCAACGCGATCGCTTACTCGCCGTCCGGGTCCTCGGTGTCGATCAGCCGGCGCAGGCGGGGCGACAACGTCGAAATCGCCGTCACCGACCGCGGCATCGGCATCGCGCTGGAAGACCAGGAGCGGGTGTTCGAGCGGTTCTTCCGCGGGGACAAGGCCCGGTCTCGGGCAACCGGCGGGAGCGGGTTGGGGCTGGCCATCGTCAAACACGTCGCGGCCAACCACAACGGCAGCATCGGCGTGTGGAGCAAGCCGGGGACAGGGTCGACGTTCACGTTGTCCATTCCGGTGGCGGAGTCGGGGCCGGCCACGCCGCTGCAGGCGGACAGCGCAGAGAAAGCTGAGCAATCGAAGGGTCCTGAATCGTGGCCAAGCAGGTCACAACGAGAGGAAGAGCTGAGTCGATGA
- the regX gene encoding two-component sensory transduction protein RegX: MTNVLIVEDEESLADPLAFLLRKEGFEATVVNDGPSALAEFDRSGADIVLLDLMLPGMSGTDVCKQLRARSGVPVIMVTARDSEIDKVLGLELGADDYVTKPYSARELIARIRAVLRRGGDDESEVSDGILESGPVRMDVERHVVSVNGDPITLPLKEFDLLEYLMRNSGRVLTRGQLIDRVWGADYVGDTKTLDVHVKRLRSKIEADPANPVHLVTVRGLGYKLEG, encoded by the coding sequence ATGACGAACGTGCTGATCGTGGAGGACGAGGAGTCCTTGGCCGATCCGCTGGCGTTCTTGCTGCGCAAAGAGGGCTTCGAGGCCACGGTGGTGAACGACGGTCCCTCGGCGCTTGCCGAGTTCGACCGGTCCGGAGCCGACATCGTGCTGCTCGACCTGATGCTGCCGGGCATGTCGGGAACCGACGTGTGCAAGCAGTTGCGTGCCCGGTCCGGCGTGCCGGTCATCATGGTCACCGCGCGCGACAGCGAGATCGACAAGGTGCTCGGCCTGGAGCTAGGCGCCGACGACTATGTGACCAAGCCATATTCGGCGCGCGAGTTGATCGCGCGAATCCGAGCGGTGCTGCGCCGCGGCGGCGACGACGAGTCCGAAGTGAGCGACGGCATCCTGGAATCCGGACCGGTCCGGATGGATGTGGAACGACACGTCGTCTCGGTCAATGGCGACCCGATAACGTTGCCGCTCAAGGAATTCGACTTGCTCGAGTACCTGATGCGAAACAGCGGGCGGGTGTTGACCCGCGGCCAGCTGATCGACCGGGTCTGGGGCGCGGACTACGTCGGCGACACCAAGACTCTCGACGTCCACGTCAAACGGCTGCGGTCCAAGATCGAGGCCGACCCGGCCAATCCGGTGCACCTGGTGACGGTGCGGGGGTTGGGTTACAAGCTCGAGGGCTGA
- a CDS encoding GMC family oxidoreductase N-terminal domain-containing protein — MSRLAHRAAASFGTALLPEEHGGPSSAELVQCVDRYLKRVPTTSRLAIQAGLASLSAASYLTTGRSLTRLTPSQRAQVLHRVAALNPEAGTALESLKVVMLLAHGADTFADELLTRAQNDELARPDAVLDVTPSSESPSVVTADAVIVGSGAGGAMAARTLAQSGLSVIVLEEGRRWTVEEFRTTHPIERYAGLYRGGGTTVALGRPPVVLPMGRAVGGTTVVNSGTCFRPPVAVQKRWRDEFGLDLADPAGFGAHLDDVERTLQVAPVPLNIMGRNGNLLLQAADKLGWEAAPIPRNAPGCGACCQCALGCPRNAKFGVHLNALPQACAAGARIISQARAERLLHQHGRARGVRARRPDGTAIDILAATVIVAAGATETPMLLRRSGLGGHPRLGRNLALHPATALAGRFEEDVYSWRGVLQSAAVHEFHESNGVLIEATSTPPGMGSIIFPGYGAELLGWLDRAHHIATFGAMVADKGVGSVLSVGGEAVVRYNITQDDVAKLRVALAAIGKLLFAAGAVEVLTGLPGAPTVKSETELREVLARTNPRSLHLSAFHPTGTAAAGSDTQVCPVDERGRLRGVDGVWVADASILPSCPEVNPQVSIMAMALAVADQVVGDRSR; from the coding sequence ATGAGTCGGCTCGCGCACCGAGCCGCGGCGTCGTTCGGTACGGCGCTGCTACCCGAGGAGCACGGCGGCCCCTCCTCCGCCGAACTCGTGCAGTGCGTCGACCGCTACCTCAAGCGGGTGCCGACGACGTCCCGGTTGGCCATCCAAGCGGGGCTGGCCTCGCTGTCGGCGGCGAGCTATCTGACCACCGGCCGGTCACTGACGCGGCTAACCCCGAGCCAGCGCGCGCAGGTGCTGCACCGCGTCGCCGCACTCAACCCGGAGGCCGGGACGGCGTTGGAGAGCCTGAAGGTGGTAATGCTGCTCGCCCACGGCGCCGACACCTTCGCCGACGAACTGCTGACTCGCGCCCAGAACGACGAACTCGCCCGCCCGGACGCGGTATTGGACGTCACGCCGTCGTCCGAGAGCCCATCGGTCGTTACCGCCGACGCGGTGATCGTCGGCTCCGGGGCCGGCGGGGCGATGGCCGCGCGGACCCTGGCCCAGTCCGGCCTGAGCGTGATCGTGCTCGAGGAGGGACGACGCTGGACGGTCGAGGAGTTCCGGACCACCCATCCGATCGAGCGCTACGCCGGCTTGTACCGCGGCGGCGGCACGACCGTCGCGTTGGGTCGTCCACCGGTGGTGTTGCCGATGGGTCGCGCCGTCGGTGGCACCACCGTCGTCAACTCAGGCACCTGCTTCCGGCCGCCGGTCGCCGTGCAAAAACGCTGGCGCGACGAGTTCGGCCTCGACCTGGCCGACCCCGCGGGCTTCGGCGCGCACCTTGACGACGTTGAGCGCACCCTGCAAGTGGCGCCGGTGCCGCTGAACATCATGGGACGCAACGGAAATCTGCTGCTGCAGGCCGCCGACAAGCTGGGCTGGGAGGCGGCGCCCATCCCCCGCAACGCGCCGGGCTGCGGCGCCTGCTGTCAGTGCGCGCTTGGCTGCCCGCGCAACGCGAAGTTCGGCGTGCACCTCAACGCCCTGCCGCAGGCGTGTGCGGCTGGGGCACGGATCATTTCCCAAGCGCGCGCTGAACGGTTGTTGCACCAGCACGGGCGCGCCCGCGGGGTGCGGGCACGTCGTCCCGACGGCACCGCGATCGACATCCTCGCCGCCACCGTCATCGTTGCCGCCGGGGCCACCGAAACGCCGATGTTGCTGCGGCGCAGCGGCCTTGGCGGCCACCCACGGCTCGGCCGCAACCTCGCGCTGCACCCCGCCACGGCCCTGGCCGGGCGCTTCGAGGAAGACGTCTACTCGTGGCGCGGCGTGCTGCAAAGCGCCGCCGTCCACGAATTCCACGAGTCCAACGGGGTGCTCATCGAAGCCACCTCCACGCCTCCGGGCATGGGGTCGATCATCTTCCCCGGGTATGGGGCCGAGTTGCTGGGCTGGCTGGACCGGGCGCACCACATCGCGACGTTCGGCGCGATGGTGGCCGACAAGGGGGTCGGCTCGGTGCTGTCGGTGGGCGGCGAGGCCGTGGTGCGCTACAACATCACGCAGGACGATGTTGCCAAACTACGGGTCGCGCTGGCCGCAATTGGCAAGCTGCTGTTCGCCGCCGGCGCGGTCGAGGTGCTCACCGGGTTGCCCGGTGCGCCGACGGTGAAGTCCGAGACGGAGCTGCGGGAAGTGTTGGCGCGCACCAATCCACGGAGCTTGCACCTGTCCGCTTTCCACCCCACCGGGACGGCAGCGGCGGGTTCGGACACCCAGGTGTGTCCCGTCGACGAGCGCGGCCGGTTGCGGGGCGTCGACGGGGTGTGGGTTGCCGATGCGTCGATTCTGCCCAGCTGCCCCGAGGTCAACCCGCAGGTCTCGATCATGGCGATGGCGCTGGCCGTCGCCGATCAGGTCGTCGGCGATCGGTCCAGGTGA
- a CDS encoding FadR/GntR family transcriptional regulator, with protein MNQSSQRDLRAAPIQPPDRQRVDEQIATSIADAILDGVFPPGSTLPPERELAEQLGVNRTSLRQGLARLQQMGMIEVRHGSGSVVCDPEGLTHPAVVEALVRKLGPDFLVELLEIRAGLGPMIGRLAAERRSPDDAEALQAALSAVWEADSAAARQAADLAFFGVLIHSTRNRALGLLYRWVEHAFGGREHELTVAYADADAVVADLRAITEAVLARDATRAAAAVEGYLHASALRMVAAYSRRADANLHENR; from the coding sequence ATGAACCAATCATCTCAGCGGGACCTTCGAGCCGCCCCGATCCAGCCGCCGGATCGCCAGCGCGTGGACGAGCAGATCGCCACGTCGATAGCTGACGCGATCCTCGATGGCGTGTTTCCGCCCGGTTCGACGCTGCCGCCCGAGCGGGAACTCGCGGAACAGCTCGGCGTGAATCGCACCTCGTTGCGCCAGGGATTGGCCCGGCTGCAGCAGATGGGCATGATCGAGGTCCGGCACGGCAGCGGCAGCGTGGTCTGCGACCCCGAGGGGTTGACCCATCCGGCCGTGGTCGAAGCGTTGGTGCGCAAACTCGGCCCGGATTTTCTGGTCGAATTGCTGGAGATCCGGGCTGGGCTGGGACCGATGATCGGCCGTCTGGCGGCCGAACGCCGCAGTCCCGACGATGCCGAGGCGCTGCAGGCCGCGCTTTCAGCGGTGTGGGAAGCGGATTCGGCCGCAGCGCGACAGGCCGCCGACCTGGCCTTCTTCGGGGTGCTCATTCACAGCACCCGAAACCGAGCCCTGGGCTTGCTGTATCGCTGGGTCGAGCACGCGTTCGGCGGCCGCGAGCACGAGCTCACCGTCGCCTACGCCGACGCCGACGCCGTCGTCGCCGACTTGCGCGCGATCACCGAGGCCGTGCTGGCGCGCGATGCGACCAGGGCGGCAGCGGCGGTCGAGGGCTATCTGCACGCCAGCGCGCTGCGCATGGTGGCGGCCTACTCACGGCGAGCAGACGCAAACTTGCACGAAAATCGATGA
- a CDS encoding Ppx/GppA phosphatase family protein: MRLGVLDVGSNTVHLLVVDAHRGGHPTPMSSTKSTLRLSEATDSSGKITKRGADKLVSTIDEFAKIAVSSGCAELMAFATSAVRDAENSEEVLARVRKETGVALEVLRGVDESRLTFLAVRRWYGWSAGRIINLDIGGGSLEISSGVDEEPDVALSLPLGAGRLTREWLPDDPPSRRRIGMLRDWLDAELSEAAANVLEAGEADLAVATSKTFRSLARLTGAAPSAAGPRVKRTLTANGLRQLISFISRMTTADRAELEGVSAERAPQIVAGALVAEASMRALAIETVDICPWALREGLILRKLDSEADGTALVETSVRDAGGQLVGRNAANRSRGNKS; this comes from the coding sequence GTGCGATTGGGCGTGCTGGACGTGGGTAGCAACACGGTGCATCTGCTGGTGGTGGATGCTCACCGTGGCGGTCATCCCACGCCGATGAGCTCGACCAAGTCCACCCTTCGGCTGTCCGAGGCGACCGACAGCTCGGGCAAGATCACCAAGCGCGGAGCGGACAAGCTGGTTTCCACCATCGACGAGTTCGCCAAGATCGCGGTGAGCTCCGGCTGCGCCGAACTGATGGCGTTCGCCACATCCGCGGTGCGCGACGCCGAGAATTCCGAGGAAGTGCTCGCGCGGGTCCGCAAAGAGACCGGCGTTGCGTTGGAGGTGCTGCGCGGGGTCGACGAGTCGCGGCTGACCTTCCTGGCGGTGCGCCGTTGGTACGGGTGGAGCGCGGGACGGATCATCAACCTGGACATCGGCGGCGGCTCGCTGGAGATCTCCAGCGGCGTGGACGAGGAGCCCGACGTGGCGTTGTCGCTGCCGCTCGGCGCCGGACGACTGACCCGCGAGTGGCTTCCCGACGACCCACCGAGCCGACGGCGGATCGGGATGCTGCGGGATTGGTTGGACGCTGAATTGTCGGAAGCCGCCGCGAATGTGCTCGAGGCCGGCGAAGCCGACCTCGCCGTCGCGACCTCGAAGACGTTTCGGTCGTTGGCGCGCCTTACCGGTGCGGCGCCGTCGGCCGCCGGACCCCGCGTGAAGAGGACGCTTACAGCTAACGGCCTCAGACAACTCATATCTTTCATATCTAGGATGACCACCGCTGACCGTGCAGAACTAGAAGGGGTGAGTGCCGAGCGAGCGCCGCAGATCGTGGCGGGTGCTCTGGTGGCGGAGGCAAGCATGCGAGCGCTGGCAATCGAGACCGTCGACATCTGCCCGTGGGCGCTACGGGAGGGTCTCATCTTGCGCAAACTTGACAGCGAAGCCGATGGAACTGCTCTCGTGGAGACTTCTGTGCGGGATGCTGGAGGTCAGTTAGTTGGTCGGAATGCAGCTAACCGATCGAGAGGCAACAAGTCATGA
- a CDS encoding sugar phosphate isomerase/epimerase family protein, whose amino-acid sequence MRPAIKVGLSTASVYPLRAEAAFEYAARLGYDGVELMVWSESVSQDIDAVQKLSERYRVPVLSVHAPCLLISQRVWGANPILKLDRTVRAAEQLGAPTVVVHPPFRWQRRYAEGFSEQVASLEASSNVMVAVENMFPFRADRFFGAGQSLERMRRRGGGPGPAISAFAPSYDPLDGGHAHYTLDLSHTATAGTDAIEMARRMGRGLVHLHLCDGNGLPADEHLVPGRGTQPTAEVCQMLAASSFAGHVVLEVSTSNARSANEREAMLAESLQFARTHLLR is encoded by the coding sequence GTGCGCCCAGCCATCAAAGTCGGCCTATCGACGGCCTCGGTCTACCCGCTGCGGGCCGAGGCCGCATTCGAGTATGCGGCCAGACTCGGCTACGACGGCGTCGAGCTGATGGTCTGGAGTGAGTCGGTCAGCCAGGACATCGACGCCGTGCAGAAGCTCTCAGAGCGCTATCGGGTGCCGGTACTGTCGGTACACGCGCCCTGCCTGCTGATCTCGCAGCGGGTGTGGGGGGCCAACCCGATCCTGAAGTTGGACCGCACCGTCCGCGCCGCCGAGCAACTGGGCGCGCCGACCGTCGTCGTGCATCCGCCGTTCCGGTGGCAACGGCGCTACGCCGAAGGGTTCAGCGAGCAAGTTGCGTCATTGGAGGCATCGAGCAACGTGATGGTGGCGGTGGAAAACATGTTTCCGTTCCGGGCGGACCGGTTCTTCGGGGCAGGTCAGTCCCTGGAGCGGATGCGGCGCCGCGGTGGGGGCCCGGGCCCGGCGATTTCGGCCTTCGCGCCGTCGTACGACCCGCTGGACGGCGGCCACGCGCACTACACGCTCGACCTCTCGCACACCGCCACCGCGGGCACCGACGCGATTGAGATGGCGCGGCGCATGGGCCGCGGGTTGGTGCACCTGCACCTGTGCGACGGCAACGGGCTGCCCGCGGACGAGCATCTGGTGCCGGGCCGCGGAACCCAGCCCACCGCCGAGGTGTGCCAGATGCTGGCCGCCAGCAGCTTTGCCGGCCACGTCGTGCTGGAAGTGTCCACTTCCAACGCCCGTTCGGCGAACGAGCGCGAGGCCATGCTGGCCGAATCGCTGCAGTTCGCCCGTACCCACCTGCTGCGCTGA
- a CDS encoding thioesterase family protein — MEASFTEAMTLRQVDEIDVGQGGAVFDAELNKHWTIGNKVHGGAMVALCANAARTAHGGGELLEGPQSDLQPALRSGLQPVAVSANFLWAPDPGEMRLVTSIRKRGRRISVVDVELNQGDRTAVHAVVTLGEPEHEAAPLLSANPVVDLMAPEPPDDVAPIGPGHPSADVVHLGEGCDIRPLLSTQGRVTDGKPPVFQMWVRPRGVAPDPLFALLCGDLSAPVTFAVDRTGWAPTVQLTAFLRAVPADGWLRVICTCIEIGQDWFDEDHLVVDRTGRIVAQSRQLALVPPPLPPAH, encoded by the coding sequence ATGGAAGCGTCGTTCACCGAGGCGATGACGCTGCGCCAGGTCGACGAGATCGACGTCGGCCAGGGTGGCGCGGTCTTTGACGCCGAACTGAACAAGCACTGGACCATCGGTAACAAGGTGCACGGCGGGGCGATGGTGGCGTTGTGCGCCAACGCCGCACGCACGGCGCACGGTGGCGGCGAGCTGCTAGAGGGGCCGCAATCTGACTTGCAACCGGCCTTGAGATCCGGCCTGCAACCGGTGGCCGTCTCGGCGAACTTCCTGTGGGCACCCGATCCGGGTGAGATGCGGCTCGTCACGTCGATCCGCAAACGAGGCCGTCGGATCAGCGTGGTGGACGTCGAACTCAACCAGGGCGACCGGACCGCGGTGCATGCCGTCGTCACCCTGGGCGAACCGGAGCACGAGGCCGCGCCGCTGCTGTCGGCGAATCCCGTCGTCGATCTCATGGCCCCCGAACCGCCCGATGACGTCGCGCCGATCGGACCGGGACACCCGTCGGCGGACGTGGTGCATCTGGGCGAGGGCTGCGATATCCGGCCGCTGCTGTCCACCCAGGGGCGGGTTACCGACGGAAAGCCGCCGGTATTTCAGATGTGGGTGCGGCCGCGCGGCGTCGCACCGGACCCGCTGTTCGCCCTGCTGTGCGGGGATTTGTCGGCACCGGTGACCTTCGCGGTGGATCGCACCGGGTGGGCGCCCACGGTGCAGCTCACCGCGTTTCTGCGCGCCGTGCCCGCCGATGGATGGTTGCGGGTGATCTGCACCTGCATCGAGATCGGTCAGGACTGGTTCGACGAGGACCACCTCGTGGTGGACCGCACCGGCCGGATCGTGGCGCAGTCGCGCCAGTTGGCACTCGTGCCGCCCCCACTGCCGCCAGCCCACTAG
- the proC gene encoding pyrroline-5-carboxylate reductase, with translation MARIAIIGGGSIGEALLSGLLRAGRQVKNLVVAERLTGRAKYLSNTYGVLVTASVKDAVENAHFIVVAVKPADVETVIGDLAAAAAAAEHDSAEQVFVTVAAGVTISYFESKLPAGTPVVRAMPNAAALVGAGVTALAKGRFVSAEQLEEVSALFAAVGGVLSVPEQQMDVVTALSGSGPAYFLLLVEALVDAGVAAGLSRQVATDLAAQTMGGAAAMLLERMEEDRTAADREPVGTRVDTSPAQLRASVTSPGGTTAAALRELERGGFRITVDAAVQAAKTRSEQLRITSE, from the coding sequence ATGGCGAGAATCGCGATCATCGGCGGCGGCAGCATCGGCGAGGCATTGCTGTCGGGTCTGTTGCGGGCGGGGCGCCAGGTGAAAAACCTGGTGGTGGCCGAACGCTTGACAGGTCGAGCCAAGTACCTGTCCAACACGTACGGGGTGCTGGTGACCGCGTCGGTCAAAGACGCGGTGGAAAATGCCCACTTCATCGTCGTCGCGGTGAAGCCCGCCGACGTCGAAACGGTGATCGGCGACCTGGCCGCCGCGGCCGCCGCAGCCGAGCACGACAGCGCCGAGCAGGTGTTCGTCACCGTCGCAGCGGGCGTGACGATCTCCTACTTCGAGTCCAAGCTGCCGGCCGGTACGCCCGTGGTCCGGGCCATGCCCAACGCCGCCGCGCTGGTGGGGGCGGGCGTCACCGCATTGGCCAAGGGCCGGTTCGTCAGTGCCGAGCAACTTGAGGAGGTCTCCGCGTTATTCGCTGCGGTCGGGGGCGTGCTGAGTGTTCCCGAGCAGCAGATGGACGTGGTGACGGCCCTGTCGGGCTCGGGGCCTGCGTACTTCTTGTTACTGGTGGAAGCGCTGGTCGATGCCGGTGTCGCCGCCGGCCTGAGCCGTCAAGTGGCCACCGATCTGGCCGCCCAGACCATGGGCGGCGCCGCGGCGATGCTGCTGGAGCGCATGGAGGAAGATCGAACGGCGGCCGATCGGGAGCCGGTGGGGACGCGGGTCGACACCTCTCCGGCGCAACTGCGGGCTTCGGTGACCTCCCCAGGCGGCACCACCGCCGCGGCGTTGCGTGAGCTCGAACGGGGCGGTTTCCGCATCACCGTCGACGCGGCGGTACAGGCCGCAAAAACCCGCTCTGAGCAGCTGAGAATTACATCGGAATAA
- a CDS encoding cell division/environmental response transcriptional regulator, whose product MTSTNGPSARDSAGKGRDTGEGQQAGSQFLTVAEVASLMRVSKMTVYRLVHNGELPAVRVGRSFRVHAKAVNDMLQTSYFAG is encoded by the coding sequence ATGACGTCTACGAACGGGCCATCGGCACGCGATTCTGCTGGTAAAGGACGGGACACCGGTGAAGGTCAGCAGGCCGGATCTCAGTTTCTGACCGTGGCCGAGGTTGCTTCGCTGATGCGGGTTTCCAAAATGACGGTGTACCGGCTGGTGCACAACGGCGAACTCCCCGCCGTTAGGGTCGGCCGTTCTTTCCGGGTGCACGCCAAGGCCGTCAACGACATGCTGCAGACCTCGTACTTCGCCGGTTAG
- a CDS encoding 30S ribosomal protein bS22 → MGSVIKKRRKRMSKKKHRKLLRRTRVQRRKLGK, encoded by the coding sequence ATGGGTTCAGTAATCAAGAAGCGGCGCAAGCGCATGTCGAAGAAGAAGCACCGCAAACTGCTGCGCCGCACCCGGGTGCAGCGCAGAAAACTTGGCAAGTAA